A region of the Polaribacter sp. L3A8 genome:
ATTTAAACTATTTTGATGAAATTCAATTTTTATTTCCTAATGATATTGGTGCTAAATATGAGGTAACTGGTAATTCTTTTTTACAGAAGGCAGCTATTACTGTAGATGGTAAATATTTTATTTTTAATAGTGATACCGAAAGTTTAAACGAAGCTAGTTTATTAATTAATGCACTTAACAATTCAGTTTCTCAATACGCAAATATTAATTTTTCACATAAAGAAATTAAAGATTCTAGTATTTTAGAATTAAATGTAGAGAAATCTACAGGAGAAGCTATTAAAGCAGAAATAATAGAAGAGTCTAAAAAAATTAAATTAGAAAATATATCACTTTCTCCGTGTAGGGTAAATGCAGTTTTAAGTATAGATCAAGCAAATAAAACCTTTATAAACAAAAGTTTTTTTAATAATTTTCAGCTTATAGAAAGTGAAGGTATAGTACTTTTAAATCAAAATACATTTCTTAGTAATAATAGTACAGAAATAAAAGAGTTGTTTTTTAACCATGAGAGTATAGAAGATTTAAGTTCAGAGTTTAGCCAAATAGTATCTAGTTCTACAGATTATAATAGATATGTAACTGTAAGAATAAACTCACAAAAAGACAGTGTAAAAAAAGTTTTTATAGATATTACTATAGATGATACAGGGAGTAGTTTTAAGATAATGAAACACAGGCAAGATTTTAGAACACCAATATTGTTTAATTTTATTTTAAAAAACACAGAAAACAGACAAACAACTATTTCTTGTAAAACAGATTATTTTGATGTAAACGATAATTTAATGAATACCATTACAAATACTATAGATTACACAAATACTGCAAACATAAATATACAAGAAGGTTAAGTTTAAGGTTTTATTATTTCTAAAATAAAAAAATAACCATTACTTTTATCTATATGGATAAAATAGAACACATTGGCATTGCTGTAAAAGATTTAGAAAAGTCTAATCAGTTATTTGCATCACTTTTTGGGAAACCACACTATAAAACGGAAGAGGTTGCTTCCGAAGGTGTTAAAACCTCTTTTTTTCAATCAGGTCCAAATAAAATAGAATTGTTAGAAGCTACAAATCCAGAAAGCCCTATTGCTAAGTTTATCGAGAAAAAGGGAGAAGGAATTCATCATATTGCTTTTGCTGTTTCTGATATAAAAGCAGAGATAGAAAGACTTAAAAATGAAGGTTTTGTTGTTTTAAATAAAGAACCTAAAAA
Encoded here:
- the mce gene encoding methylmalonyl-CoA epimerase, producing the protein MDKIEHIGIAVKDLEKSNQLFASLFGKPHYKTEEVASEGVKTSFFQSGPNKIELLEATNPESPIAKFIEKKGEGIHHIAFAVSDIKAEIERLKNEGFVVLNKEPKKGADNKLVAFLHPKSTNGVLIELCQEIDSLKYC